The following are encoded in a window of Flavobacteriales bacterium genomic DNA:
- a CDS encoding MoaD/ThiS family protein — translation MEVLLFGSIAEKAGAARIDVEAASVSQLRERLAESIAGIDLGTYAIAVDHRIVPGDMPLTGREEIAVLPPFAGG, via the coding sequence ATGGAGGTCTTGTTGTTCGGATCGATCGCGGAGAAGGCCGGTGCGGCGCGCATCGATGTGGAGGCCGCATCGGTTTCGCAACTGCGTGAGCGCTTGGCGGAAAGCATCGCTGGCATCGATCTCGGCACGTACGCCATCGCCGTCGACCATCGCATCGTACCGGGCGACATGCCCCTCACCGGCAGAGAGGAGATCGCCGTTTTGCCTCCATTCGCAGGCGGATGA
- a CDS encoding molybdenum cofactor biosynthesis protein MoaE codes for MSEVKPHKVKDIFLEGPIDPAFIAASIAKHATRPDIGAHEIFLGQVRADLRDGQLTTDNGLPAPVAAIEYTAYRDMALERMTAIREEAFAKWPEMTCLHVHHSLGVIKAGELCFMVFASAPHRQAARQAVAWTVDRIKSELPIFGKEIMEGGGYVWKANF; via the coding sequence ATGAGTGAAGTGAAGCCGCATAAGGTGAAGGACATCTTCTTGGAGGGGCCGATCGATCCGGCCTTCATCGCCGCCAGCATCGCCAAGCACGCCACGCGCCCGGACATCGGTGCACACGAGATCTTCCTGGGCCAGGTGCGCGCGGACTTGCGCGACGGACAACTGACAACCGACAACGGTCTGCCTGCGCCTGTTGCAGCGATCGAATACACCGCCTACCGCGACATGGCCCTCGAACGTATGACCGCCATCCGCGAGGAGGCCTTCGCGAAATGGCCGGAGATGACCTGCCTGCATGTGCACCACAGCCTGGGTGTGATCAAAGCCGGCGAACTCTGCTTCATGGTCTTCGCCAGCGCGCCGCACCGCCAGGCCGCACGCCAGGCCGTGGCCTGGACCGTGGACCGCATCAAGTCCGAACTGCCGATCTTCGGGAAGGAGATCATGGAGGGTGGTGGCTATGTTTGGAAGGCCAACTTCTGA
- a CDS encoding nucleoid-associated protein codes for MINGKEAQVDEFVLHRIGMDGAPSVLSDFSAVLQGPEEQEFLRKLFLRPFSNVLVTHEFSGIEGEKENPLQEFCRKVEQGKELMPVSRAIAKHLMKAAGGHEVRTGELFVARFSGVELGGAHHDGVGILKFDDKEVFLESTVKGETIGMKLKRGLGGRKPDQALLVLFTPGSSTLLVIDDKPESGFWQQAFIGLQTRKDQVNSTRNVLDMTRHFITEQLPQDYEIPKADQIDLLNRSVRYFKENTEFDCDRFAQEVFDSAEVIDSFQRFGERFQEERAVDLEERFAISADAVKKQARVFKSVLKLDKNFHIYIHGDRDKIERGVDERGRKYYKIYYEQEL; via the coding sequence ATGATCAACGGCAAGGAAGCCCAGGTGGACGAGTTCGTACTCCACCGCATCGGCATGGATGGCGCACCCAGCGTCCTCAGTGACTTCAGCGCTGTGCTGCAGGGACCCGAGGAGCAGGAATTCCTGCGCAAGCTGTTCCTGCGGCCCTTTTCCAATGTGTTGGTGACCCATGAGTTCAGTGGGATTGAAGGGGAGAAGGAGAATCCGCTGCAGGAGTTCTGCAGGAAAGTGGAGCAAGGCAAGGAATTGATGCCGGTGTCGCGCGCGATCGCCAAGCACCTGATGAAGGCGGCCGGTGGTCATGAGGTGCGGACGGGGGAGCTGTTCGTGGCGCGCTTCTCCGGGGTGGAGTTGGGCGGTGCGCACCACGATGGCGTGGGCATCCTCAAGTTCGACGACAAGGAGGTGTTCCTGGAGAGCACGGTGAAAGGCGAGACCATCGGCATGAAGCTCAAGCGCGGGCTCGGCGGCCGCAAGCCCGACCAGGCGCTGCTCGTACTCTTCACTCCCGGCTCGAGCACGCTGCTGGTGATCGACGACAAGCCCGAAAGTGGCTTCTGGCAACAGGCCTTCATCGGGCTCCAGACCAGGAAGGACCAGGTGAACAGCACCCGCAACGTACTGGACATGACCCGGCACTTCATCACCGAGCAACTGCCGCAGGACTACGAGATCCCCAAAGCCGACCAGATCGACCTGCTGAACCGCTCGGTACGCTACTTCAAGGAGAACACCGAGTTCGACTGCGACCGTTTCGCACAGGAGGTCTTCGACAGTGCCGAGGTGATCGATTCCTTCCAGCGCTTCGGCGAGCGCTTCCAGGAGGAGCGCGCGGTGGACCTGGAGGAGCGTTTCGCCATCAGTGCGGACGCGGTGAAGAAGCAGGCCCGCGTGTTCAAGAGCGTGCTGAAGCTGGACAAGAACTTCCACATCTACATCCACGGCGACCGCGACAAGATCGAGCGCGGGGTGGACGAGCGCGGGCGGAAGTACTACAAGATCTACTACGAGCAGGAACTCTGA
- the moaA gene encoding GTP 3',8-cyclase MoaA, whose translation MSLTDRHGRQHRSLRISIVDKCDLRCTYCMPEDQHFLKREELMTREEIATIARLFVERYGVDKIRITGGEPLVRPDAVDIVRDMAALPVKLGLTTNALSLHKHLEGLADAGLKSVNISLDTFDAERFRKIARRDGFQTVHANILLALQRGLRVKVNMVVMRGVNDDELLRFVELTRDHPVHVRFIEFMPFAGNHWGRERVHTYAEMLAHIGSVHSFEKLRDDPHSTAKAFRIPGWPGTFAVISTVTEPFCGNCDRLRITAEGKMRNCLFSREETDLLSALRRGEEIAPLIEANVLAKHAMLGGLPLFKPEKQEEVLHDLSARPMVAIGG comes from the coding sequence ATGTCGCTCACCGACCGTCACGGACGTCAGCACCGCAGCCTGCGCATCAGCATCGTGGACAAGTGCGACCTGCGCTGCACGTACTGCATGCCGGAGGACCAGCACTTCCTGAAGCGGGAGGAACTGATGACCCGCGAGGAGATCGCCACCATCGCCCGGCTATTCGTGGAGCGATACGGGGTGGACAAGATCCGCATCACCGGCGGTGAGCCGCTCGTAAGGCCCGATGCGGTGGACATCGTGCGCGACATGGCCGCACTGCCGGTGAAGCTCGGCCTCACCACCAACGCGCTCAGCCTGCACAAGCACCTCGAAGGATTGGCCGATGCCGGCTTGAAGAGCGTGAACATCAGCCTGGACACCTTCGATGCGGAACGCTTCCGGAAGATCGCACGGCGCGATGGCTTCCAAACCGTGCATGCCAACATCCTGCTCGCTCTCCAGCGCGGTCTGCGTGTGAAAGTGAACATGGTGGTGATGCGCGGCGTGAACGACGATGAACTGTTGCGCTTCGTGGAACTCACCCGGGATCATCCGGTGCATGTACGCTTCATCGAGTTCATGCCTTTCGCTGGCAATCACTGGGGAAGGGAGCGCGTTCACACCTATGCCGAAATGCTCGCACACATCGGCAGCGTGCATTCGTTCGAGAAGCTCAGGGACGATCCGCACAGCACGGCCAAGGCATTCCGCATACCCGGGTGGCCCGGCACCTTCGCGGTGATCAGCACGGTCACCGAACCCTTCTGTGGCAACTGCGATCGCCTGCGCATCACGGCAGAAGGGAAGATGCGCAACTGCCTGTTCTCGCGGGAAGAGACGGACCTGCTTTCAGCGCTGCGGCGGGGGGAGGAGATCGCACCGCTGATCGAAGCGAACGTGCTGGCGAAGCATGCGATGCTCGGTGGGCTGCCACTCTTCAAGCCGGAGAAGCAGGAGGAGGTATTACACGACCTCAGCGCGCGGCCGATGGTGGCGATCGGGGGGTGA
- a CDS encoding NAD-dependent epimerase/dehydratase family protein, with the protein MQTILGANGVIGKELSKLLTRYTDKIRQVSRNPKVVNPTDETFRADLLDPQAVSDAVKGSEVTYLLAGLKYDAKVWADQWPRIMRNTIDACKRHGSRLVFFDNVYAYGKVDGVMTEDTPYNPCSRKGEVRARIATTLMDEVKRGELQAQIVRAADFYGPGAVLSFTHVTVMERLKAGKTPQWMGNVKAVHTFTYTPDAGRSVALLGNTPAAYGQVWHALTSKDPLTSEGFVRLACELAGQPYKLQSISRPMVALVGLFVPVIRASLEMLYQFEHDYRFDSSKIEKAFDVMPTEYREGIKATLEG; encoded by the coding sequence ATGCAGACCATCCTCGGCGCCAATGGCGTCATCGGCAAGGAACTATCCAAGCTCCTGACCCGGTATACGGACAAGATCCGTCAGGTGAGCCGCAACCCCAAGGTGGTCAATCCCACGGACGAGACCTTCCGCGCCGACCTGCTCGACCCCCAGGCCGTGAGCGATGCCGTCAAGGGCAGCGAGGTGACCTACCTGCTGGCCGGGCTGAAATACGATGCCAAGGTGTGGGCCGATCAGTGGCCGCGGATCATGCGCAACACCATCGATGCCTGCAAGCGCCACGGCAGCAGGCTGGTGTTCTTCGACAACGTCTATGCCTACGGGAAGGTGGACGGCGTGATGACCGAGGACACGCCCTACAACCCCTGCAGCAGGAAGGGCGAGGTGCGCGCCAGGATCGCCACCACATTGATGGACGAGGTGAAGCGTGGCGAGCTGCAGGCGCAGATCGTTCGTGCGGCGGATTTCTACGGCCCCGGTGCGGTGCTGAGCTTCACGCACGTGACCGTGATGGAGCGGCTGAAAGCCGGCAAGACCCCGCAGTGGATGGGCAACGTGAAGGCCGTGCACACCTTCACCTACACGCCCGATGCGGGCCGCAGCGTGGCGCTGCTGGGCAATACACCGGCGGCCTACGGTCAGGTGTGGCATGCGCTCACCAGCAAGGATCCCCTCACCTCGGAGGGATTCGTGCGCCTCGCGTGCGAACTGGCCGGCCAGCCCTACAAGTTGCAGTCGATATCCCGGCCCATGGTGGCCTTGGTCGGCCTGTTCGTTCCGGTGATCCGCGCCAGCCTGGAGATGCTCTACCAGTTCGAGCACGACTACCGCTTTGACAGCAGCAAGATCGAGAAGGCCTTCGATGTGATGCCCACGGAGTACCGGGAGGGGATCAAGGCCACGCTGGAGGGCTGA
- the moaCB gene encoding bifunctional molybdenum cofactor biosynthesis protein MoaC/MoaB yields the protein MGPARIQFTHVHSPFAEHMIDITHKPTTLREATATALVTVSDPATIAALREKRVPKGDVLESARVAALFGVKKTHELIPDCHPLPIEHAEVSFAIGEMEIIVTMRVRTIYRTGVEVEAMHGASVAALTIYDMLKPIDKGVVIGGIRLLEKKGGKSDWKDRFEVPVKAAVLVISDAVSAGKKEDRGGVEVVDRLRRLEVECHGTTVVPDEPDAIVKQVKAWAIEGIDLVLTTGGTGLSPRDRTPEAIAPLLDREVPGIMEAARSYGQERMPWAMMSRGIAGMIGRTLVITLPGSTRGAQETMDALFPFVLHVVKVQEHAFRHGQ from the coding sequence ATGGGCCCGGCGCGGATACAATTCACCCATGTCCATTCACCTTTCGCCGAACATATGATCGACATCACCCACAAGCCCACCACCCTCCGCGAGGCCACCGCCACCGCGCTCGTAACGGTGAGCGACCCGGCCACGATCGCCGCCTTGCGGGAGAAGCGCGTACCCAAGGGAGATGTACTGGAGAGCGCCCGTGTGGCGGCACTGTTCGGGGTGAAGAAGACCCACGAGCTGATCCCCGATTGCCACCCGCTGCCCATCGAGCATGCCGAGGTGAGCTTCGCGATCGGTGAGATGGAGATCATCGTGACGATGCGGGTGCGCACCATCTACCGCACCGGCGTGGAGGTGGAGGCCATGCACGGCGCCAGCGTCGCCGCCCTCACCATCTACGACATGCTCAAGCCCATCGATAAGGGCGTGGTGATCGGCGGCATCCGGCTGCTGGAGAAGAAGGGCGGCAAGAGCGATTGGAAGGACCGGTTCGAGGTGCCTGTGAAGGCCGCCGTGCTGGTGATCAGCGATGCGGTGAGTGCAGGAAAGAAGGAGGACCGGGGAGGCGTTGAGGTGGTCGATCGGTTGAGGAGGTTGGAGGTTGAATGCCATGGCACGACCGTGGTTCCCGATGAACCGGATGCGATCGTGAAGCAGGTGAAGGCCTGGGCGATCGAAGGCATCGATCTTGTCCTCACCACCGGAGGAACGGGCCTTTCACCACGTGACCGCACTCCGGAAGCCATCGCTCCACTGCTCGACCGGGAGGTGCCCGGCATCATGGAGGCCGCACGCAGCTACGGCCAGGAGCGCATGCCCTGGGCCATGATGAGCCGGGGCATCGCCGGCATGATCGGCCGCACGCTGGTGATCACCCTGCCGGGCTCCACACGCGGTGCGCAGGAAACGATGGACGCGCTCTTCCCCTTCGTGCTGCACGTGGTGAAGGTGCAGGAGCACGCGTTCAGGCACGGGCAGTGA